The window CATTGTGGCCAGTTCCGACTCGAGGTTGTAGGCGCTCACGTAGATACCTGTCGCGGCGTCGCCTTCCACTGCAATGGGGATGGCAACGTAGCGCAGAACCCCCGAGTCTGACGCGGTGGTACCGATCACGATCTTCTCGTCGTCGGCCTCCCGTACGACCTGCTCGATGAACTCGTCGTCCTGATCGATGCGGAACGCGACGTTCGAGGAGGGGATGTAGGCCGGAACATCGTTGATGATGCCCACAGTGCTCTCGTTCGTATCGGGCAGAACCCGCTGCATTGCCAGGGTGAGAAGCTCGTCCACCGTCGCCGGGAACTCGTCGCCGGATTCGCCCCCGTCGGCGATGAACTGGAGGCCCTCGACCGTGAGGGTGAGCCGCTCATCAATCGTGTGGAGCACTCGCTCGCGTTGCACCAGGTAGGCGGTCGCGCCAGCCATGGTCATGCCGAGTGTCGCGACAAGCAGGATCGACGCCAGGATCCGTGCGCGCACGGACTTGACAGCATCGGCGATTCGCGGGGGCGTCACGTGCCTATTATGGGGGCCACCGCCCCGATTGTGGAGCTTTAGAGTCGCCCTGCTGCCTTGAGCGCGATATAGCGGTCGGCGAGGGCGGGGGGAAGCTCGGATGGCCGTGCCGTGACGACATCGCCGCCGAGCTGGCGGATAGCCATGGACACCCGCGCGCTGTCGAGAAGTGCCCGCTCCGCAGCCGCCGCCCGATAGACCTCGGCGGTCGTCGTTCTCGTGACCGAGGCATCCATCACATCGGGGTCGGAGACGGAGCTCACCACGACCGTGTGCCGTCGGGTGAGCTGCGGCAGCATGGCCAAGAGGGCCCTGGATGCTCCCGCCGACTCAATCGATGTCATCAACACGACGAGCGAATGCCTGGTCGTGACGGAGTCGACGATCGCGGGCACCGCTGTCCAGTCCATCTCGATCAGCTCCGGTTCAACCGGTGCCATCACCGTGACCATTCGCGAAAGCAGGTCGCCACTGGCCGACCCCAGCACCCGGCCGCGCACCCGGCGGTCAAACAGGATGGTGTCGACCCTGTCGCCCGCGCGCGAAGCGAGGGCCGCAAGCAAAAGGGATGCTTCGAACGCCGTGTCCAGGCGCGGCTCGTTGTCAACGCGGGCGGCCGAGGTGCGAGCGGTGTCGATGATGATGATGATGCGCCGGTCGCGCTCCGGGCGCCAGGTGCGCACGACAACGTCCTGGCGGCGTGCCGTGGCTCGCCAATCGATCGAGCGCACATCGTCACCACGCACGTACTCGCGCAGCGAGTCAAATTCGGTGCCCTGGCCTCTGATCATCACGCTGGTGCGCCCGTCGAGCTCGCGCAGCCGGGCCAGCCGGGAGGGCAAATGCCGGCGGGAATTGAACGGTGGGAGCACCCGGATGCTGCCGGGGGCATCAAGAGTCGCCTGTCGCCCCACCAAGTGCAGAGGGCCGAACGATCGAATACTCACGTGCGCCGTGCGGCGCTCGCCGCGGCGAAACGGTGTGAGCGTTGTGCTCACGGCCCGGCGTTCGCCAGCAGGGAGATCGAGTCGATTGCGCGATGGGCTTGCTGCGGCCGATGGCTGCCAACCGTCGCGAACGATGCCCCGCACCCGACGATTGCCGGTATTGGTCAGCACGAGAGTTGCGGTCACGGGTTCGCCCAGGCGCACCCGGTCGGGTAGCTCTCTCGCGATCTCGATGCGGCGGGGCGATCCGGCGAGCAGCAGGTCGGCCGTGCCGAGAAGAGCGACAAAGCCCACCCAGATGACGAGTACCCACGGGTCTGCGAGCACGACCACGGGCACGATGCCGAGCGCAACGAGTGCAACGAAAAGACCCGAGACCGCCACTAGATCGGCACCTGCACCTGCTGGAGCACAGAGCGAAGGATCGAGTCGGAGGTCACGCCCTCAAGCTCGGCCTCGGGGCGAAGCTGCACCCTGTGGCGCCACACGGGCAGCACCATTGCCTGCACGTGGTCGGGGGTTATGGCATCGAACCC is drawn from Salinibacterium hongtaonis and contains these coding sequences:
- a CDS encoding DUF58 domain-containing protein, whose protein sequence is MAVSGLFVALVALGIVPVVVLADPWVLVIWVGFVALLGTADLLLAGSPRRIEIARELPDRVRLGEPVTATLVLTNTGNRRVRGIVRDGWQPSAAASPSRNRLDLPAGERRAVSTTLTPFRRGERRTAHVSIRSFGPLHLVGRQATLDAPGSIRVLPPFNSRRHLPSRLARLRELDGRTSVMIRGQGTEFDSLREYVRGDDVRSIDWRATARRQDVVVRTWRPERDRRIIIIIDTARTSAARVDNEPRLDTAFEASLLLAALASRAGDRVDTILFDRRVRGRVLGSASGDLLSRMVTVMAPVEPELIEMDWTAVPAIVDSVTTRHSLVVLMTSIESAGASRALLAMLPQLTRRHTVVVSSVSDPDVMDASVTRTTTAEVYRAAAAERALLDSARVSMAIRQLGGDVVTARPSELPPALADRYIALKAAGRL